One Aquificaceae bacterium genomic window carries:
- the ndk gene encoding nucleoside-diphosphate kinase: MERTLVIIKPDAFEKGATGKIIDRFISEGFKIRALKLFRFTREQAEGFYAVHRERPFFGELVEFMTSGPVVAMVLEGEDAIRRVREIIGPTDSNEARKVAPNSIRALFGTDKGKNAVHASDSKESADYEIPFIFSQLEIV, encoded by the coding sequence ATGGAGAGGACGCTGGTTATAATCAAGCCAGATGCCTTTGAGAAGGGTGCTACGGGCAAAATAATTGACCGTTTTATATCCGAGGGCTTTAAGATTAGGGCTCTTAAGCTTTTTAGGTTTACCAGAGAACAGGCGGAAGGCTTTTATGCGGTTCACAGAGAAAGACCCTTCTTTGGAGAGCTTGTGGAGTTTATGACCTCAGGTCCTGTGGTTGCCATGGTCTTGGAAGGTGAAGATGCCATAAGAAGGGTTAGAGAAATAATAGGTCCTACAGACAGCAACGAGGCAAGAAAGGTGGCTCCTAACTCCATTAGGGCGCTCTTTGGCACCGACAAGGGCAAAAACGCAGTGCACGCTTCGGACTCCAAAGAGTCTGCGGACTACGAAATACCCTTTATCTTTTCACAACTTGAGATAGTCTGA
- a CDS encoding F0F1 ATP synthase subunit delta → MKARPEIIRKVAKLLLEKTQKERQELIKVSQLLELLYRLYKSEKDFRGFVLNPTIPKEKKLAFLKGLRERFGIGQSLDEVLEYILDINAIPSLGEVKRVYDHEVEKLLRLSKALLVLARKVSEQEIERIKQVVKNYTGRDYEFEVIEDPELIGGFLLKTSSFVLDASVRRGLEGILRG, encoded by the coding sequence ATGAAAGCACGTCCCGAGATAATAAGAAAAGTGGCAAAACTACTTTTGGAAAAGACACAGAAGGAGAGACAAGAACTCATAAAGGTATCACAGCTTTTGGAACTTCTATACAGACTCTACAAGTCAGAAAAGGATTTTAGGGGCTTTGTGCTAAACCCTACAATACCCAAAGAGAAAAAGCTCGCCTTTTTGAAAGGTCTTAGAGAAAGGTTTGGCATAGGGCAGAGCTTGGATGAAGTGCTTGAATACATACTGGACATAAATGCCATTCCCTCCCTTGGTGAGGTCAAAAGGGTCTACGACCACGAGGTGGAAAAACTCCTAAGGCTTAGCAAAGCTCTGCTTGTGTTGGCAAGAAAAGTAAGCGAGCAGGAGATAGAGAGGATAAAGCAGGTGGTAAAGAATTATACAGGTAGGGATTACGAGTTTGAAGTTATAGAAGACCCAGAGCTTATAGGGGGCTTTCTTTTGAAAACTTCCAGCTTTGTGCTTGATGCTTCTGTAAGAAGAGGGCTTGAGGGCATCTTGAGAGGTTGA
- the hemH gene encoding ferrochelatase translates to MVGVVLFNMGGPDSLSAIQPFLYNLFSDHDIIRFPRPIQKPLAWLISRLRAKKTRHYYEIMGGKSPQREQTQAQAKALQEALGEGFKVVVALRYWHPLTEEALSELLSYPVERIVLLPLYPQYSRTTTGSSFNEFDRVFRRLKGSGKHFSLTTLKGQENPYFYPSTLPIHRINCYHNHPTYIRAMVENIKEHLPNWQEYFFLFTAHSLPVSIIKEGDPYQRQTEETVRLIMEHFPGVRHALGYQSKVGPTKWLEPFTDKLLEELINSGIKRIAVIPVSFTCEHSETLYELDYLYGNMARERGVDFVRIPTLKTHPTYIQALKELVLQTISSCEKIKGIS, encoded by the coding sequence ATGGTTGGAGTAGTCCTTTTTAACATGGGAGGTCCAGACAGCCTATCTGCCATACAGCCCTTTCTCTATAACCTCTTTTCTGACCACGACATAATAAGGTTTCCAAGACCTATTCAAAAACCTCTTGCTTGGCTCATTTCAAGGCTTAGAGCTAAGAAAACAAGGCACTATTACGAAATAATGGGTGGAAAATCTCCACAAAGGGAACAAACCCAGGCTCAGGCAAAAGCTCTGCAGGAAGCCCTTGGAGAAGGCTTCAAGGTAGTGGTTGCCCTCCGCTACTGGCATCCTCTCACAGAAGAAGCTCTCAGCGAGCTTTTATCTTACCCCGTTGAGAGGATAGTGCTACTGCCCCTCTATCCCCAATACAGCAGGACCACCACAGGCTCTTCCTTTAACGAGTTTGACAGGGTTTTTAGAAGACTAAAAGGCTCAGGAAAGCACTTTTCTTTAACTACCCTAAAGGGTCAAGAAAACCCATACTTTTATCCCTCTACTTTACCTATCCATAGAATAAACTGTTATCACAACCATCCCACCTACATAAGAGCTATGGTAGAGAACATAAAGGAACATCTACCAAACTGGCAGGAATACTTCTTTCTCTTTACCGCCCATAGCCTTCCAGTTAGTATCATAAAGGAAGGAGACCCATACCAAAGGCAAACGGAAGAGACAGTAAGGCTTATTATGGAACACTTTCCGGGTGTAAGGCATGCTCTTGGCTATCAAAGCAAGGTGGGACCCACCAAGTGGCTTGAACCCTTTACAGATAAACTCTTAGAAGAACTTATTAACTCAGGTATAAAGAGGATAGCGGTTATTCCTGTCTCCTTTACCTGCGAACACTCAGAAACCTTGTATGAGCTTGACTATCTTTATGGAAACATGGCAAGGGAAAGGGGTGTGGACTTTGTTAGAATTCCAACTCTCAAGACACACCCCACGTATATACAAGCCTTAAAAGAGCTCGTGCTTCAGACTATCTCAAGTTGTGAAAAGATAAAGGGTATTTCGTAG
- the hisA gene encoding 1-(5-phosphoribosyl)-5-[(5-phosphoribosylamino)methylideneamino]imidazole-4-carboxamide isomerase produces MKNFIIPAIDLKEGKVVRLFKGDFEKTKVYSSSPEDMAKLFEELGFKRLHVVDLDGSLEGMPVNLPSIRLIRKAFSGSIEVGGGIRSVETCKVLHEEGIEFFVVGTLAVREPRTFEKMVELFPERVILAVDSKGGKVAVGGWKEESSTSPQELALRYENTPIWGYLYTNIDRDGTLEGVDTKPYVEFKGYTKKPVLASGGVASLEDVKKLMSIVEGVVVGKAIYEGRINLRELL; encoded by the coding sequence ATGAAGAACTTTATAATACCCGCCATTGACCTAAAGGAAGGAAAGGTCGTTAGGCTTTTTAAGGGAGATTTTGAAAAGACAAAGGTCTACTCAAGCTCTCCCGAGGATATGGCAAAGCTCTTTGAGGAGCTTGGTTTTAAAAGACTTCATGTGGTGGACCTTGACGGAAGCCTTGAAGGTATGCCAGTGAACCTCCCTTCCATTAGGCTCATAAGGAAAGCCTTTTCCGGCTCTATTGAGGTTGGCGGTGGTATAAGAAGCGTGGAAACCTGTAAGGTCTTGCACGAGGAAGGAATAGAGTTTTTTGTGGTTGGCACTTTGGCAGTAAGAGAGCCAAGAACCTTTGAAAAGATGGTGGAGCTCTTCCCAGAAAGGGTTATATTGGCTGTGGATTCAAAGGGTGGAAAGGTGGCGGTAGGTGGTTGGAAGGAGGAGAGCTCTACAAGCCCACAGGAGCTGGCTCTAAGATACGAAAACACACCCATATGGGGTTATCTTTACACCAACATAGACAGGGATGGCACTCTTGAGGGTGTGGATACAAAACCTTATGTGGAGTTTAAAGGCTATACAAAAAAACCCGTGCTTGCCTCTGGAGGTGTGGCAAGCCTTGAGGACGTAAAAAAGCTCATGTCTATAGTGGAAGGAGTGGTGGTTGGAAAGGCAATATATGAGGGCAGAATAAACCTAAGAGAGCTGTTATGA